The DNA segment CGACAACGAAGCGACAGAACAGCAAACCTAAATAAAAGAAAATAAGATTAAGGCAGAGGAATAATAGAGTTCCTCAGTAGTTAGGCTATTGATTCTTATCGGCTTCGCGTTTGACTAACAAAAAGGTCAGGTACATTTTTGTTGGCAGTGATAACACCATGCCAAAGGCCACACAGACGGCGCTAATGATAATCCCGCTGACGCCCATGGCTTCAACGGTTTCATTAAAATTGTGCAGGTAGATCCCCACAAGAATCAAGCAAATTCCAATGCTGATACAGATCTTTAGGATCAAAATAAGCTTTTGGTCTGTCATTCTCCCACCATTCATTAGTTTTAGGTTCTAGAGCATAAGGTCCTAGGTTCTAGGGCGCTTCGCTGCGAGAACGGGCTCCGCCCTGCTAGGAAGAGCAAAAGCTAACAAGCAGGACAGCTCTCTTCTCGGCTTTTCCCGTCTTAGCTTACCCCGTCTTGGTTCTTCCTAGTACTTAGTTTCTAAAACCTTCTTTTCCAGCTTTCATCGTCTTAGCTTTTACCGGCTTTTCCCGTCTTTTTTCTTCCTAGGACCTTTCTTTGTTTTCCTAGCACCTCGAACCTTCTTTTCCTGCTTTTCCGTAAGCGCAGCGTTCCGTCAGTGACACTGTCACGTTCGTAAGGCCGCAGGCCGACTTTGTTTTTCCTAGAACCTTTCTTTGCCTTTCCTAGAACCTAGGACCTTCTATTCCGGATAGCCCGTAATATCACGGATCTTGCCATATAGTGGCTGCAACTTCTTATAGATATCAAGATAGATCTCTTTATAGAGTCGCTGATACATAAGGTGGTGCTCATTATCAGGCTCAAAACGCTCACCGTCATGCACCATGGCCTTGATGGCGCTATCAAAATCATCATGCAGTCCCAGTCCCACAGATGCTGCTATCGCGGCGCCCAGCCCTGATGTCTCAACCGTGTGCGCCCGCACCGCTGGCAATCCAAACACGTCGGCGGCTATCTGCATCGCAGCATCACTCTTGGCACCACCACCAGAAATTCGTAGCTCTTTTACTTTACAGCCGCCCTTTTTCTCAATCGCTTCCAACCCCTCTTTAAGCCCAAAGGCTAATCCCTCTAGAATTGCGCGGTACAGGTGAGCCCGGGTATGCACATCACCAAAGCCGATCACAGCGCCCTTGGCTTCGGGCTGCTTTACCCCCGGCCCCCAATAGGGCTGCAACATCAGCCCCATGGAACCTGGTGGCACACTACTCACCAGCTCATCAAATAGCGCTTCGGCTTCAATCCCTGCTTGTAGTGCTTTTTCCTGCTCGATATGAGCAAACTGTTCCTTAAACCAACTCACCATCCAAAAGCCTCGATAGAGCATCACCTCACTGCAAAATGCCCCGGCAATGGCCGACGGATAGGCAGGAAGAAAACGCACCGCTTCGGTATAGCGCTTCATGGTCACATTGATGGTAGCCGTGGTGCCAAAGCTTAAACAGCCCACGTCGGAGTTTTGCCCGCCCGAGCCGAGCACCTCACAGGCCTTATCGGCTGCGGCGGCAATCACTGGCAACCCTTGAGGAAGTCCAGTTTGTTCGCTGGCTTTTTCGGTGATTTCGCCCACCTTGTCACCGGGCTTTAGCAGCGTTAATAGCTGCTCGGGTCTCACATGCAGTGCGCGCCACTTCCAGTCCCACCTAGGTGCCCATCTGTGCTTCTTATAATCGAACGGCAGATAGCCCACTTGTGAGCCCACCGAATCAGCCCACTCTCCCGTGAGCTTGTGATGGAAAAATCCCGACAAAAACGCAAATTTATGGGTCTTGTGCCACAGTTCAGGCTTAGCCATATAGAGCCAATTAGGCTGAGCACGACTTCGAAAGTTGGCAATGGTTTCACTCAGTCCCAGCAGCTTAAACAGCGGGTCCCACAGCCCTCCCAAACCGGACTCACTCTCGGCTTTGCGCTGATCGAGCCAGAGGATCGCCGGATACAGGGGCTCTCCATCACGGTCTAACGGCAACATGGTGCCGCGCTGAGTGGTCACCGACATGCCTTTGATGCGTGCTTTATCAACGCCTTGTTGCCAGAGCGCCTGACAAGCAACACAAACGTTTTGCCAGTAATAGTCGCCACTTTGCTCACACCAGCCCGATTGCGGCGACTCATAGGGGGTCAGTTTGACCTGTGACTTAGCAACAAGCTGACCTTTTGCATCAAACACTATGGCTCGTACGCTCTGAGTACCGTTGTCTATGGTTAATATGTAATCCGCTTGCCTCTCTACTGGAGTCTCTGCTGGTATCTGCATTTGTGTTTGTGTCTGGCTCTGCTGTTTTTTGTCTATCACAGACACTCCCTTTTCTCTTGTTGGCTCGGTAAGCGGTAGCTAGCATTCATGATCTGCTCGAATCGCAACCACTCACTCTCAGCCTTTGTCATTGACCAAGCTAGATGCTGACAACACAGAGACAGTATCGCCTCTCGGTACTGATTAATTTCGCTGCCTAACAGCAATGCCAAGCGGGTTCGGCGTAGCAAGAGATCATCCAGATGCACCACACTCTCATTGGCTAGCGACCACTCCAGCTCACGCCATTGGCAGCGACTAATACCTATCATAAGTGCGTTGTTCATCGCCGCGATATGCGGCGCAAAATGTCCAAAGTAGCCAGTTAAATGCTCATCGGCATAACCTTGTGTCGCTTGGCTAAAAGGCGCTCTTTTCAGTTCAGCACTAAAGAGGTTTGGCAGCTGCAGCGAGACTCGCGCCAAGGTCTCTTTAGCCATCAGATGATAGCTGGTTAGCTTGCCGCCGGTTACCGAAATAAGCCCCGGCTTAGACCAGATAATATGCTCACGGGACTCTTTCGATGGCTCTTTAGATAGCTCTTTGCCCTTACCTTCGTGCTGGCTATCACTGTAAATAGGCCTTATGCCACTCCAGCAGCTAACCACATCACGCTCGTCGAGTTGCTGTTTAGGGAAATAATGCCTTGCTAACCCCAGCAGGTAGTCGACCTCTTGCTGGGAGATCCCCGGCTCACTATCTAATGAGCCACTATGATCTAAGTCTGTCGTGCCTATCACGCAACAGCCTTGCCATGGATAGATATACACCGGGCGTCCATCTTGAGGGTGGTAAAAGGTCAAGCAAGCCGAGACGGGTAAACGCTCAAAAGGCAGCACCAGATGGCTGCCTCGCAATGGCCTCAAGCCGCCTTGGGGCAATGGATGCAACTTATCAGCCCAGCTGCCGGTAGCATTGATGACACACTTAGCTTTCACACTGTACTCTTTGTCTGCTAAAGCTTGGCTATCCAGAGTATTCGCTAAGGTAAGCCTTACACCGCAAACTCGCTCGTTTTTATCTTGTTTTTCCCCTCGCTCAATGAGGCCTGTCACTCGGACATAATTAAGCGCCTGCCCGCCTGTGAGTACGCCGTCTTGCAGCGCACGCAATACCAAGCGCGCATCATCGGTGACTCCATCGGCAAACAGACTCACCCCATTTATGCCATCGAAAGACAGCTCCGATAGCCAAGTACGCGCTTTTTCCATACTCAAGGGGCGGTGGTGCTTACTGCCAGCCAGCTTGTCATAAATCGACAATACTCGATGAAAAAGTGCCGCCGACGGGAAGTCGCCCTTCTTATGCAGCATCATATAGGGCATCAAGTCCACCAAGCCCGGCAGCTGCGCCAACATCACTTCTCGCTCTCTGGCAGCATCTCGAGTCATACGCCATTGACCCGTCGCCAGATAACGCAGACCCCCATGAACCATTTTGGAAGAGCGGCTCGATGTACCCCAGGCAAAGTCATTTTGCTCCAACAGCAACACCTTAAGGCCTTGATTGGCAGCAAGATGGAAAATACCAGCCCCAGTGATCCCCCCCCCAATGATGATAAGATCATACTCAGCCTCCTCCACCTGAGTAATAGCATCAGTTGCTGCTTTCGCTGCCTGACTCAAGGTATTCATGGCTGCGCCTTATCTTGGTTATTAATAGCCTTAAACAGCTTGCCGGGATTTAACTGCCCCTTAGGATCGAAGCCGTTAAAATAATCCTGCAGTGACTCAACCACTCGCCCGCCTTTTTCTGTTGCAAGATAAGCGGCATGATCGCCGCCCACGCCATGTTGATGACTGATGGTGCCGTGACTCTCAACAATCAGCTTAGAGGTGGTCGATTTGAGTTTTTGCCATTGCTGATAGGTCTGCTCATAGGTTTTCGCCACAGGAAACAGGTAAGTGGTATAGATGCTGGCACCGTCGCTATAGAGATGCGACAGGTGAGAAAATACATGCACCCGAGTGCCCAATTCCTCGAGTCCCCCTTTTAGGCTCTGCTCAATCTTATCGGTCAGCGGCTCAATATTGGACCAGTTGGTCGCCGTCTCTAGCGTGTCGATGGCATAGCCCATCTGCCACAATGTTTCTCGTAAATAGGGGAAGGCGAAGCGCTTATGCGCCCATTTTTTACCGAGACTCTGGCCAGTGTTAACCCCTTTGAACTGGTTGATAATGCGCTTCAAGCGCTTGTAGCTCTGGTTGTTATCGCTCTTGTCACCTGTAATGCCATAGATCAGCATGCATTTGTCATCACCCACGCCTTTTAGAGACAGTAACTTGGCAAGCCAGTGACGCTGGGGCTGATTAGCCGACAGAAAAAGCTGCGTCTTGGTCTCGATACTATTGCTTAGCCTAAGCATTGAAAGAGACAGCCCCTGCTGAATAACCTCTCGAGCACAGGCAATCCCCTGTTGCCAACTCGGCATAAAGGCCACCCCAAAGAACTCCTGCTCGGGCACGCGGCTCACCCGAACTTTGGCTTCGGTTAAAATGCCTAAATGGCCCTCTGAGCCCAACACCAGGTGACGCCAATCCGGCCCCGCAGATGACGCAGGCAAGGTCGGAATATCCACCTTGCCCTCGAAGGTCTCAATCTCACCGCCGGCAAACAGGTTTTCAATACGGCCATAATGTAACGATTGCTGACCGCTTGAGCGGGTTACCACCCAGCCGCCTAATGTCGATAGCTCGAAAGACTGCGGAAAGTGGCCTAATGTGTAACCTTGAGCCTGCAGCTGAGACTCCAAAAATGGCCCCTTAACGCCGGCACCAAAGGTGGCAAGTTGCGAGACTCTGTCGAGCGCGAGCAGTCGGTTCATCTTGTTCATGGAGATAGTCAGTACCGGCTTGTCTGTCTCACAAGGGGTGATATGCCCCACCACAGAGGTACCACCGCCATAGGGGATCAACTGCCAGTCATTGTATTTTGCCGCGTCCATCAAGGCGCGGATCTCCTCACTACTACGGGGAAAGGCGACGGCATCGGGAAACAGGTTAAACTCGCCGCTCTTCATCGCCAACCAGTCCGGTAGACTCTGACCGCGGGCATGACGCAGCCGCACTTCAGCGTCGGTGGTATACAGCTCGCTCTCATCTAAACGGGAGGCAGGCACCTTGGCCAAGACCTCTTCGAGTGTCGCTATAGGTAGCGGCTGCGCCTCACCAAGCGTTTCAGTGATAAAAGTGGCACCATCATCAGACAGCGCCAAGCTCCTATCTTTGTCGCCCCAGCCATTCCATTTTCGATTATCCAGCGCTGCTCTACCCATAATATTTGACCGATTTGCATACAGATAGATTTATATTACAATGTTGCAACATATTATCAGTGACAAATATGGACAATATTCATAAATTGGTTAAACGATGAAAATGTAGGAGCGAAACAAGATGGCAATACAAGCTGAACACGGAGGCTTATCTTCTGGGACGCTCTCTTTAGGAACAACCTCCTTACCGCCTGTGCTGCAATTTCTGCAGGCAGCGCGGCACTGTAAGGTTGAAGTTGCAGCAGCTCTTGAGCTGGCCAATATCGAGCCCTCTTGCCTGCAAAGCAAAGATACCCGCCTTAGTGGTGAGCAGTTTCAGCAGTTATTACACCATCTTATTGAGCAAGCGAACCATCCGCTGTTTGGCCTCTATAGCGCTCGCTTTATCCAGCCGGACCGCTTCTACCTACTGGGACAGATAGGGCTTAACTCAGACAATTTTGCCCAAGCCATCAAACAAGCCATGCCGCTAGAAAAGCTGGTTGGCGACATGGGGATCACCGAGTTAAGAGAGCATCCTCAAGGATTAAAAATGGTATGGCACTGCCAATACAGCAACCCTATGGTGATCCCCCATCTGATTGATAACGTGCTAGCGTCTTGGGTCAACTTCGCCCGCTTTCTTATGCAAGACAATTACACCTCACCCATTGAGATCAAACTTTCGCGGCCACAACCCGCCACAAAAGAGCTAAAACAGTATCAGGCGCTATTTAACTGCCCGGTGCGCTTTGAGCAGAGTGAGAACGCCATCCTTATCGACAAAGATCTTTTGCTGCAGCCGCTTCCAAGCGGTGATAAGCGGCGACTTAAGCAATTGATGAATAACGCTAAACTGCAATTAGAAGACATTGGCGATGCCGATCAGCTAAAGCTTGCCGCCGCCCGAATTATTCGCCTGCGACTCCCTCAAACCAAAATAAACCGGGAACAGATAGCCAGCCAACTGCATCTTAGCGGCAGAAGCTTGCAGCGAAAATTACTCAAGCAGGGAATGAGCTATCAAGGTCTAGTAGATAATGTGCGTCTTGAGATGGCGGATTACTGGCTTAGCTGCAGCGAACTTTCTTTAAGCGAAATCGCGTTAGAACTAGGGTTTAGTGATGTGCGGGTATTTTTCCGCGCCTACAAAAACTGGAGCGGTCACACTCCAAGACGCAAGCAATAACGAATAAAATAGTGAAAAACAAGAATGGAAAAACAGAAGCAAAAAACAAGATCAAAGAGATCGCCTCAACGCCCTGCGAACAGTATGGGTTAAGGCTTGTCTCTCAGTAATACCAATCAAAAAGCGTTTTACATCGCTTGTTTCAGCAGTTCGATAATGTCTTGATGTTCACGATCCAAAGCCAGATCCATCGCCGTCGAGTCA comes from the Shewanella halifaxensis HAW-EB4 genome and includes:
- a CDS encoding FGGY-family carbohydrate kinase — encoded protein: MQIPAETPVERQADYILTIDNGTQSVRAIVFDAKGQLVAKSQVKLTPYESPQSGWCEQSGDYYWQNVCVACQALWQQGVDKARIKGMSVTTQRGTMLPLDRDGEPLYPAILWLDQRKAESESGLGGLWDPLFKLLGLSETIANFRSRAQPNWLYMAKPELWHKTHKFAFLSGFFHHKLTGEWADSVGSQVGYLPFDYKKHRWAPRWDWKWRALHVRPEQLLTLLKPGDKVGEITEKASEQTGLPQGLPVIAAAADKACEVLGSGGQNSDVGCLSFGTTATINVTMKRYTEAVRFLPAYPSAIAGAFCSEVMLYRGFWMVSWFKEQFAHIEQEKALQAGIEAEALFDELVSSVPPGSMGLMLQPYWGPGVKQPEAKGAVIGFGDVHTRAHLYRAILEGLAFGLKEGLEAIEKKGGCKVKELRISGGGAKSDAAMQIAADVFGLPAVRAHTVETSGLGAAIAASVGLGLHDDFDSAIKAMVHDGERFEPDNEHHLMYQRLYKEIYLDIYKKLQPLYGKIRDITGYPE
- a CDS encoding glycerol-3-phosphate dehydrogenase/oxidase, whose product is MNTLSQAAKAATDAITQVEEAEYDLIIIGGGITGAGIFHLAANQGLKVLLLEQNDFAWGTSSRSSKMVHGGLRYLATGQWRMTRDAAREREVMLAQLPGLVDLMPYMMLHKKGDFPSAALFHRVLSIYDKLAGSKHHRPLSMEKARTWLSELSFDGINGVSLFADGVTDDARLVLRALQDGVLTGGQALNYVRVTGLIERGEKQDKNERVCGVRLTLANTLDSQALADKEYSVKAKCVINATGSWADKLHPLPQGGLRPLRGSHLVLPFERLPVSACLTFYHPQDGRPVYIYPWQGCCVIGTTDLDHSGSLDSEPGISQQEVDYLLGLARHYFPKQQLDERDVVSCWSGIRPIYSDSQHEGKGKELSKEPSKESREHIIWSKPGLISVTGGKLTSYHLMAKETLARVSLQLPNLFSAELKRAPFSQATQGYADEHLTGYFGHFAPHIAAMNNALMIGISRCQWRELEWSLANESVVHLDDLLLRRTRLALLLGSEINQYREAILSLCCQHLAWSMTKAESEWLRFEQIMNASYRLPSQQEKRECL
- a CDS encoding FAD-binding oxidoreductase → MGRAALDNRKWNGWGDKDRSLALSDDGATFITETLGEAQPLPIATLEEVLAKVPASRLDESELYTTDAEVRLRHARGQSLPDWLAMKSGEFNLFPDAVAFPRSSEEIRALMDAAKYNDWQLIPYGGGTSVVGHITPCETDKPVLTISMNKMNRLLALDRVSQLATFGAGVKGPFLESQLQAQGYTLGHFPQSFELSTLGGWVVTRSSGQQSLHYGRIENLFAGGEIETFEGKVDIPTLPASSAGPDWRHLVLGSEGHLGILTEAKVRVSRVPEQEFFGVAFMPSWQQGIACAREVIQQGLSLSMLRLSNSIETKTQLFLSANQPQRHWLAKLLSLKGVGDDKCMLIYGITGDKSDNNQSYKRLKRIINQFKGVNTGQSLGKKWAHKRFAFPYLRETLWQMGYAIDTLETATNWSNIEPLTDKIEQSLKGGLEELGTRVHVFSHLSHLYSDGASIYTTYLFPVAKTYEQTYQQWQKLKSTTSKLIVESHGTISHQHGVGGDHAAYLATEKGGRVVESLQDYFNGFDPKGQLNPGKLFKAINNQDKAQP
- a CDS encoding AraC family transcriptional regulator, with protein sequence MAIQAEHGGLSSGTLSLGTTSLPPVLQFLQAARHCKVEVAAALELANIEPSCLQSKDTRLSGEQFQQLLHHLIEQANHPLFGLYSARFIQPDRFYLLGQIGLNSDNFAQAIKQAMPLEKLVGDMGITELREHPQGLKMVWHCQYSNPMVIPHLIDNVLASWVNFARFLMQDNYTSPIEIKLSRPQPATKELKQYQALFNCPVRFEQSENAILIDKDLLLQPLPSGDKRRLKQLMNNAKLQLEDIGDADQLKLAAARIIRLRLPQTKINREQIASQLHLSGRSLQRKLLKQGMSYQGLVDNVRLEMADYWLSCSELSLSEIALELGFSDVRVFFRAYKNWSGHTPRRKQ